From Homalodisca vitripennis isolate AUS2020 chromosome 1, UT_GWSS_2.1, whole genome shotgun sequence, the proteins below share one genomic window:
- the LOC124357542 gene encoding gamma-aminobutyric acid type B receptor subunit 2 isoform X2, with product MTGCWNGVVALLVVSLASGAGSQRPTGINKRHDVYIAGFFPFGRHVPESSVGRGVMPAVKLAVDHINESPQVLRNYRLHMWWNDTECNAAVGVKAFFDMMHDGPHKVMLFGAACTQVTDPIAKASKHWHLTQLSYADTHPMFTSLHFPNFFRVVPSENAFNLPRLKMMQHFNWNRVGTIYQNEPRYSLAHNRLVAELDQMNFTVAETQSFANEVANAILKLQEKDIRIILGNFNESWARSIFCEAYRVGMVGRKYQWLIMGTYGEKWWQDETAPCSTEQLQAALEGCILTDLLPLATSGEITVSGITADEYRQEYDSRRGQEYSRFHGYTYDGIWATALAIQHVAHRIRHFRKNQTVVDFQYRDPLWEQLFLEALRNTSFEGVTGPVRFYDNERKANIMLKQFQNGEEVKVGEFNGVTQQLDLSKGQGICWPEGRGPPKDRTLQQFEHSHVNLAIYASLAATASCGIIMAAVFLVINIKYRNQRYIKMSSPHLNNLIIVGCMLTYSSVIFLGMDSRLTSEHAFPYICTARAWLLMAGFSLAFGAMFSKTWRVHSIFTDVKLNKKVIKDYQLFMVVGVLLVIDMGIMTTWQVTDPFYRDTKQMEPYSHPHSEDIIIIPENEYCQSNRMTIFVGSIYAYKGLLMIFGAFLAWETRHVSIPALNDSKYVGMSVYNVVLMCIMGAAISFVLSDQQDASFVMVSIFIIFCTTTTLCLVFVPKLVELKRNPQGAIDKRIRATLRPMGQKRRDSSELEERLRDAKNQNQRCRTILLEREAELQVLLRRLGTDDNRLAPPQAEVGQLRREEFTTQVSNARLNVSAPSATETTDVSSLCSLNSSQDGEYVNLIDAPAVQKKKTSFGGKIPSIAVEDSVPPSPGLAVISEGGGGTMRERMPSPPPNAKAVSWEGEPRTPVMCQAALRRRSSASRPPAAHTPPAPRRTSVPGRRSHPTFVHQDELWLTQRHCRPRCLLNNASPPEVSDEEVSVIQRSVSERNRERDKCCHRPLKKPTPPHVQSTPNVLAGAVSEGELLDLAILPIFQKLLTERRGAAIASCPNIAIKCDIVEYL from the exons TGCAACGCCGCAGTGGGTGTGAAGGCGTTCTTCGACATGATGCATGACGGTCCCCATAAAGTCATGCTCTTCGGCGCTGCCTGCACACAAGTCACCGACCCCATCGCCAAGGCCTCCAAGCACTGGCACCTCACTCAG CTGTCGTATGCTGACACACACCCGATGTTTACTAGCCTTCATTTTCCTAATTTCTTCCGTGTGGTGCCTAGCGAAAACGCCTTCAACTTGCCCAGGTTAAAAATGATGCAACACTTCAACTGGAACAGAGTCGGCACTATATATCAGAACGAGCCCAGGTACTCTCTG GCTCACAACCGCTTGGTCGCCGAACTCGACCAGATGAACTTCACGGTGGCCGAGACGCAGAGCTTCGCCAATGAGGTGGCCAATGCGATCCTTAAACTCCAAGAGAAGGATATCCGTATCATCCTGGGAAACTTCAACGAGAGTTGGGCTAGATCGATATTTTGTGAGGCTTACAG GGTCGGGATGGTGGGGAGGAAGTACCAGTGGCTGATCATGGGTACCTACGGCGAGAAGTGGTGGCAGGACGAGACTGCGCCTTGCTCCACGGAGCAGCTACAGGCCGCCCTAGAGGGCTGTATCCTCACCGACCTCCTGCCCTTGGCGACCAGTGGGGAGATCACCGTCTCGGGCATT ACGGCGGACGAGTACAGGCAAGAGTACGACTCGAGAAGAGGACAAGAGTACTCGCGGTTCCACGGCTACACGTACGACGGCATCTGGGCGACGGCACTGGCCATACAGCACGTAGCGCACAGGATACGGCACTTCCGGAAAAACCAAACCGTCGTGGACTTCCAGTACAGAGACCCCCTCTGGGAGCAGCTCTTCCTCGAGGCTCTTAGGAACACTAGCTTTGAAGGCGTGACG GGTCCAGTGCGTTTCTATGACAACGAGCGGAAGGCTAACATCATGCTCAAACAGTTCCAAA ATGGTGAAGAGGTGAAGGTGGGAGAGTTCAACGGAGTGACACAGCAGCTTGACCTGAGCAAGGGTCAGGGTATCTGTTGGCCAGAAGGTCGTGGGCCACCCAAGGATCGCACCCTGCAGCAGTTCGAGCACTCCCACGTAAACCTCGCCATATACGCGAGTCTAGCCGCTACTGCTTCGTGTGGGATTATCATGGCCGCCGTCTTCCTAGTCATAAACATCAAGTACCGTAACCAGAG GTATATCAAGATGTCCAGTCCGCACTTGAACAATCTAATAATCGTGGGATGCATGCTGACGTACAGCAGCGTGATATTCTTGGGAATGGATTCGCGGCTGACGAGCGAACACGCGTTCCCCTACATATGCACGGCTCGAGCATGGCTCCTGATGGCGGGTTTCTCCCTGGCTTTCGGGGCGATGTTCTCCAAGACTTGGCGCGTCCATTCCATCTTCACCGACGTCAAGCTCAATAAAAAG GTTATAAAAGACTATCAGCTGTTTATGGTGGTTGGGGTACTCCTCGTAATCGACATGGGGATCATGACCACGTGGCAAGTGACTGACCCGTTCTACAGGGATACAAAGCAGATGGAGCCATAT TCCCACCCCCACAGcgaagatataataataattccaGAGAACGAATACTGCCAGAGCAATCGTATGACAATCTTTGTCGGATCCATTTACGCTTACAAAGGACTGCTCATG atttttgggGCGTTCTTGGCTTGGGAAACTCGACACGTGAGCATACCCGCCCTGAATGACTCCAAGTACGTAGGTATGAGCGTCTACAACGTGGTGCTCATGTGTATCATGGGCGCTGCTATATCCTTCGTCCTGTCTGACCAACAGGATGCCTCCTTCGTCATGGTCTCTATCTTCATTATTTTCTGCACTACCACCACCCTTTGCCTTGTTTTTGTGCCAAAG TTGGTAGAACTGAAGCGGAACCCTCAGGGTGCCATTGACAAAAGAATTAGGGCAACTCTGAGACCGATGGGACAGAAAAGAAGAGACTCTTCGGAGCTAGAGGAAAGACTGAGAGACGCCAAGAACCAAAATCAAAGATGTAGAACGATCTTGCTCGAAAGAGAAGCGGAGTTACAAGTGTTGCTGAGACGACTAGGGACAGACGACAACCGACTGGCGCCCCCTCAGGCGGAGGTTGGACAACTCAGGAGGGAAG AGTTTACAACGCAAGTGAGCAACGCGAGGCTGAACGTCTCCGCTCCCTCAGCAACAGAGACTACGGATGTCAGCTCGCTCTGCTCCCTCAACTCCTCCCAGGACGGGGAGTATGTCAACCTCATTGACGCTCCTGCAGTTCAAAA GAAGAAGACCTCATTCGGAGGGAAGATACCATCGATAGCCGTGGAGGATTCGGTGCCGCCGTCGCCGGGCCTGGCAGTGATCTCTGAGGGTGGGGGTGGCACGATGAGGGAGCGGATGCCGTCACCGCCGCCCAACGCTAAGGCTGTCTCTTGGGAGGGTGAACCCCGCACTCCGGTGATGTGCCAGGCAGCTCTCAGGCGAAGGTCCAGTGCCAGTCGACCTCCTGCGGCCCACACACCTCCGGCCCCTCGCCGCACCAGTGTGCCAGGTCGCCGCTCTCACCCGACCTTCGTGCACCAGGACGAGCTGTGGCTCACGCAGAGACACTGTAGACCCCGCTGTTTGCTCAATAACGCCTCACCCCCAGAAG TATCGGACGAGGAGGTGTCGGTGATCCAGCGCTCAGTGTCCGAGCGGAACAGGGAGCGAGACAAATGCTGCCACCGCCCCCTGAAGAAGCCCACCCCTCCCCACGTGCAGAGCACCCCTAACGTGTTGGCGGGGGCCGTGTCCGAGGGCGAACTGTTAGACCTAGCGATCTTGCCGATCTTTCAAAAACTGCTCACCGAGAGACGCGGGGCGGCGATCGCCTCCTGTCCTAACATTGCGATCAAGTGTGATATCGTAGAGTACCTTTAA
- the LOC124357542 gene encoding gamma-aminobutyric acid type B receptor subunit 2 isoform X1, producing MTGCWNGVVALLVVSLASGAGSQRPTGINKRHDVYIAGFFPFGRHVPESSVGRGVMPAVKLAVDHINESPQVLRNYRLHMWWNDTECNAAVGVKAFFDMMHDGPHKVMLFGAACTQVTDPIAKASKHWHLTQLSYADTHPMFTSLHFPNFFRVVPSENAFNLPRLKMMQHFNWNRVGTIYQNEPRYSLAHNRLVAELDQMNFTVAETQSFANEVANAILKLQEKDIRIILGNFNESWARSIFCEAYRVGMVGRKYQWLIMGTYGEKWWQDETAPCSTEQLQAALEGCILTDLLPLATSGEITVSGITADEYRQEYDSRRGQEYSRFHGYTYDGIWATALAIQHVAHRIRHFRKNQTVVDFQYRDPLWEQLFLEALRNTSFEGVTGPVRFYDNERKANIMLKQFQNGEEVKVGEFNGVTQQLDLSKGQGICWPEGRGPPKDRTLQQFEHSHVNLAIYASLAATASCGIIMAAVFLVINIKYRNQRYIKMSSPHLNNLIIVGCMLTYSSVIFLGMDSRLTSEHAFPYICTARAWLLMAGFSLAFGAMFSKTWRVHSIFTDVKLNKKVIKDYQLFMVVGVLLVIDMGIMTTWQVTDPFYRDTKQMEPYSHPHSEDIIIIPENEYCQSNRMTIFVGSIYAYKGLLMIFGAFLAWETRHVSIPALNDSKYVGMSVYNVVLMCIMGAAISFVLSDQQDASFVMVSIFIIFCTTTTLCLVFVPKLVELKRNPQGAIDKRIRATLRPMGQKRRDSSELEERLRDAKNQNQRCRTILLEREAELQVLLRRLGTDDNRLAPPQAEVGQLRREEEFTTQVSNARLNVSAPSATETTDVSSLCSLNSSQDGEYVNLIDAPAVQKKKTSFGGKIPSIAVEDSVPPSPGLAVISEGGGGTMRERMPSPPPNAKAVSWEGEPRTPVMCQAALRRRSSASRPPAAHTPPAPRRTSVPGRRSHPTFVHQDELWLTQRHCRPRCLLNNASPPEVSDEEVSVIQRSVSERNRERDKCCHRPLKKPTPPHVQSTPNVLAGAVSEGELLDLAILPIFQKLLTERRGAAIASCPNIAIKCDIVEYL from the exons TGCAACGCCGCAGTGGGTGTGAAGGCGTTCTTCGACATGATGCATGACGGTCCCCATAAAGTCATGCTCTTCGGCGCTGCCTGCACACAAGTCACCGACCCCATCGCCAAGGCCTCCAAGCACTGGCACCTCACTCAG CTGTCGTATGCTGACACACACCCGATGTTTACTAGCCTTCATTTTCCTAATTTCTTCCGTGTGGTGCCTAGCGAAAACGCCTTCAACTTGCCCAGGTTAAAAATGATGCAACACTTCAACTGGAACAGAGTCGGCACTATATATCAGAACGAGCCCAGGTACTCTCTG GCTCACAACCGCTTGGTCGCCGAACTCGACCAGATGAACTTCACGGTGGCCGAGACGCAGAGCTTCGCCAATGAGGTGGCCAATGCGATCCTTAAACTCCAAGAGAAGGATATCCGTATCATCCTGGGAAACTTCAACGAGAGTTGGGCTAGATCGATATTTTGTGAGGCTTACAG GGTCGGGATGGTGGGGAGGAAGTACCAGTGGCTGATCATGGGTACCTACGGCGAGAAGTGGTGGCAGGACGAGACTGCGCCTTGCTCCACGGAGCAGCTACAGGCCGCCCTAGAGGGCTGTATCCTCACCGACCTCCTGCCCTTGGCGACCAGTGGGGAGATCACCGTCTCGGGCATT ACGGCGGACGAGTACAGGCAAGAGTACGACTCGAGAAGAGGACAAGAGTACTCGCGGTTCCACGGCTACACGTACGACGGCATCTGGGCGACGGCACTGGCCATACAGCACGTAGCGCACAGGATACGGCACTTCCGGAAAAACCAAACCGTCGTGGACTTCCAGTACAGAGACCCCCTCTGGGAGCAGCTCTTCCTCGAGGCTCTTAGGAACACTAGCTTTGAAGGCGTGACG GGTCCAGTGCGTTTCTATGACAACGAGCGGAAGGCTAACATCATGCTCAAACAGTTCCAAA ATGGTGAAGAGGTGAAGGTGGGAGAGTTCAACGGAGTGACACAGCAGCTTGACCTGAGCAAGGGTCAGGGTATCTGTTGGCCAGAAGGTCGTGGGCCACCCAAGGATCGCACCCTGCAGCAGTTCGAGCACTCCCACGTAAACCTCGCCATATACGCGAGTCTAGCCGCTACTGCTTCGTGTGGGATTATCATGGCCGCCGTCTTCCTAGTCATAAACATCAAGTACCGTAACCAGAG GTATATCAAGATGTCCAGTCCGCACTTGAACAATCTAATAATCGTGGGATGCATGCTGACGTACAGCAGCGTGATATTCTTGGGAATGGATTCGCGGCTGACGAGCGAACACGCGTTCCCCTACATATGCACGGCTCGAGCATGGCTCCTGATGGCGGGTTTCTCCCTGGCTTTCGGGGCGATGTTCTCCAAGACTTGGCGCGTCCATTCCATCTTCACCGACGTCAAGCTCAATAAAAAG GTTATAAAAGACTATCAGCTGTTTATGGTGGTTGGGGTACTCCTCGTAATCGACATGGGGATCATGACCACGTGGCAAGTGACTGACCCGTTCTACAGGGATACAAAGCAGATGGAGCCATAT TCCCACCCCCACAGcgaagatataataataattccaGAGAACGAATACTGCCAGAGCAATCGTATGACAATCTTTGTCGGATCCATTTACGCTTACAAAGGACTGCTCATG atttttgggGCGTTCTTGGCTTGGGAAACTCGACACGTGAGCATACCCGCCCTGAATGACTCCAAGTACGTAGGTATGAGCGTCTACAACGTGGTGCTCATGTGTATCATGGGCGCTGCTATATCCTTCGTCCTGTCTGACCAACAGGATGCCTCCTTCGTCATGGTCTCTATCTTCATTATTTTCTGCACTACCACCACCCTTTGCCTTGTTTTTGTGCCAAAG TTGGTAGAACTGAAGCGGAACCCTCAGGGTGCCATTGACAAAAGAATTAGGGCAACTCTGAGACCGATGGGACAGAAAAGAAGAGACTCTTCGGAGCTAGAGGAAAGACTGAGAGACGCCAAGAACCAAAATCAAAGATGTAGAACGATCTTGCTCGAAAGAGAAGCGGAGTTACAAGTGTTGCTGAGACGACTAGGGACAGACGACAACCGACTGGCGCCCCCTCAGGCGGAGGTTGGACAACTCAGGAGGGAAG AAGAGTTTACAACGCAAGTGAGCAACGCGAGGCTGAACGTCTCCGCTCCCTCAGCAACAGAGACTACGGATGTCAGCTCGCTCTGCTCCCTCAACTCCTCCCAGGACGGGGAGTATGTCAACCTCATTGACGCTCCTGCAGTTCAAAA GAAGAAGACCTCATTCGGAGGGAAGATACCATCGATAGCCGTGGAGGATTCGGTGCCGCCGTCGCCGGGCCTGGCAGTGATCTCTGAGGGTGGGGGTGGCACGATGAGGGAGCGGATGCCGTCACCGCCGCCCAACGCTAAGGCTGTCTCTTGGGAGGGTGAACCCCGCACTCCGGTGATGTGCCAGGCAGCTCTCAGGCGAAGGTCCAGTGCCAGTCGACCTCCTGCGGCCCACACACCTCCGGCCCCTCGCCGCACCAGTGTGCCAGGTCGCCGCTCTCACCCGACCTTCGTGCACCAGGACGAGCTGTGGCTCACGCAGAGACACTGTAGACCCCGCTGTTTGCTCAATAACGCCTCACCCCCAGAAG TATCGGACGAGGAGGTGTCGGTGATCCAGCGCTCAGTGTCCGAGCGGAACAGGGAGCGAGACAAATGCTGCCACCGCCCCCTGAAGAAGCCCACCCCTCCCCACGTGCAGAGCACCCCTAACGTGTTGGCGGGGGCCGTGTCCGAGGGCGAACTGTTAGACCTAGCGATCTTGCCGATCTTTCAAAAACTGCTCACCGAGAGACGCGGGGCGGCGATCGCCTCCTGTCCTAACATTGCGATCAAGTGTGATATCGTAGAGTACCTTTAA